The Oscillatoria salina IIICB1 genomic sequence TTAAATGAACTAATAGAAAATATATGAAATTGCTATCAAACTAAATAATAAAATTCTTCAGCCAAACCCGAAATATTGATTATTTTTAGTTATCAATTACCACTGCTGAGTCCAGATTGTGATTGTAATTAAACAAATATCTAACTAAAGTCGCAAGCAATAATCTCAAAATTAACTTTATTCTCTAATTTAGTAACCAATCAATCAGCAAATTACCAAAACAATCTTTAGTAACCATGAGTGGCAATTTAATTAAAAAAACCGGACATCTACTACTAACTGGAATAGTTATTAGTGCAGGGTTTTGGCATACGCCAGGAAAAGCCCAAACCACCGCCAGCCCGAACCAACTTAATGCTTTCGTCGAAGCTTTACGGGTATCTGCACCTCCAAATCGCCCTAATGACGGAATGTACAGCCAGTGGCAAGTCTTACCAGGGATTATTCCTAGTTGGACAAAACAATGTGTAGGACAACAAATGAGCGCTGCCCAATTTGAAGCTGATTCCGCAGCCGCCCGCCGCACCGTCTCCTGTATCATGGAGAGAGAATTAAATAAAAATCTCGCAGCTACAGGTAATAATGATACTGCCGCAGTTCGTCGTACCGCTTGTTGGTGGATGACTGGTACTGTTGACGGTTGTAGCAGTGGTGCAACTGCTACTTACGTCCAAAATGTTTTGAACGCTTACCAACAACAGTTATCTCGCAATCAAAGTTAAAAAAGCTCATCGCAACTCTGAAAAATGTAGAGGCGTAGCAATGCTACGTCTCTAGAGAAAAATTAGGGCAAAAAAATATTTTGTCTAATATAACTTGAGTGACGAGAGGCGTAATTTTTTCTAGCTCTTTAATCGGCTTGAATTTGTGCCAAAATTTGCTCAAACTCTTGGATATTACGGGGTAAAAAGTGACTCAAGCCCAAGACTGGTAGAGAGTTCGTACATTAATAACATTGATATTTTCACTCACTCTTATTTTTTAAACACTGGTCATAATCTCATCTTCTACTGCTAGTTATCATTTGATATTGTTTAGCATAGTGATTAATCGTTTGTTCGTGCCACTCCATGATTTTCCATTCAACAGGCTTATGGTTTAAGGCATAGAGAAAAGAAGGGAATACTATCAGCTCCGCAAATGTAGTTGAGTAAACGAATTTTGCCTCATGATAAATCCTCTGAACAACTTTATTTTTTCGTTCGACCAAACAAAAAGCCTTCTTAGCGCCCAAGTCGTGAATATACTTACCAAGAGATACTAATAATAATGGCATGGCTCGTCTGTAATGTCGGAGAATGAGGCTATATGTATTAATATCGACTGCCGAAATATTCTCCTGAAAAGTGTAAGATTCTCCATTCTGTCTTTGCCCCATTTCAAAAGGAAATCTGCTCGATTTGTTTCTATCGTTAATTCGTGATGTAATTACGATTTCTTTGTCTTTCACAACAAAAAAATAAGTTCCTGCTAAATGATACTCATCATCTATCTGGTTGCTGAATCCCTCATATCCTGCCTTATTTAAATGAGTTTTATGCAGCTCTCTAACTTCTTCAGTCCAGCTTTTTGTTTCGTCATTAACGGGCATAACATACAAGCAGTATCCATCCTTTTCTATATCCAAATATGGAGCTAAAAGCTCTCGCTTGGAGTACCATTTATGACTATATTCTGATGTAAATATCTCCATAGCGATCGAGTTTATTGTGAAAAATAAATAACGTGGCAATTTTTGCACAATGAATCTTTGGATTTAAGGGAGCCTTTAGCAATACTCCGGACAGTTTTTTGACGCCAAAACGATCGCCGGACAAAAGTTGCAGTCGAGAGAAACACTTTTTTTCTTAGTCCGTCTCAAAGCTAACAATCTCAGCTCGATCTAGCAAAGGTTTATGCTGTAAGCTTTTAAGCTATGTTACCATCCGGAGTATTGTTTTAGGTATCTAAAGCGCTCTGAAAGTTAGGCGGCTTAAAAAGAACCAAAAAGATAATTTCCAGGAGAATCTGGGTCATCACTTTTGTGAAATTGTTCGAGCAATTGCTTAAATACATCCTTAGACAGGGTGTTATCCCCTTTAAGATTTAGTTTAGAGCAGGCAATCTCTAATCCTTCATCACTAACTCCCCATGCTTTCATCAATCCAGTATACTCTTCGCTGTTAATGACACCATCTCCATTTCGATCGAATAGAGCAAAAATAGCATCTGCTTCCTTTTTCACAGTCTCATACATATTTTCGCTGTTAATGCAAGTATAACCATGTTCGAGCCACTCATCTAAGGTAATTTGACCGTCTTGATTCTTGTCTACATTTTGTTGTAGATTATTCCAGTCGGCCATAACTTGAGCGTACATCTCATCATAACCCGTTGAACCTGGACTAAGATTATGTAGCTTGGCAACTGCTTGGACTTTGAGTTCGTAATCTTCTTTATTAACAACACCATTTTTATTGGTGTCATAAATATTAAACAAATGAGTCCATTTCTTAGTTTGAAGTTCAGTAAGCATAATGACTAATTTGCCTCCATGAAATATGTTAAGAAAGTAACTATCAACTGTGCACACTCTCAGAAGTGCTGTCACCTTAATAGATAACTTGCGTTCTTAAGTGCTTACCCGATACTCTCGCTAACTCGATCGGAATTTAGGATTCGATCGAGTTTAGAATAAATTGAACATGACTTTTGCAGCGATGTCAATGTTTTATTAATTTTTCTTCAATTGAGGCAAATATCTCATTAGTAATAGTTCTCGGATACCTGTTATGGGTTTAATTTCTAATTTTTAACTTCTGGATCTTAGAGAATTTTTGTCTGTGTAGTTAATTTTTATTTATTTTTTCATTTCTTAACTCTATTTTAACCGTTCTTTAAAAAAGGATAAAATTACGTTCCAATTCTTCTGGTATAACCATCATCCATTCAATCGGAAAAAGTTTTAACTCTTTAATCGGCTTGAATTTGTGCCAAAATTTGCTCAAACTCTTGAAGAGACTCAACAGTAACCGCTTGTCTATGTAACTGTTTTAACTGTGGTAAATTTTCAATTGTGTTGAGAATGGCGATCGCGTTTTCTGGTACAACCTCAAATCGTATCTGTAAAACTTCTATGACTGACTCGCGAGCATTTTGTACCATTCCATCTCGCTCAAATCCGGTAATATATGGCATTCGATTTTCCTCCCGGTAACGCTTGAGTTCAGTTCTAAAATTACGTTCTAATTCTTCTGGTAAAACCATCATCCATTCAATCGGAAAAAGTTTTAACTCTTTAATCGGTTTGAATTTGTGACAAAATTTGCTCAAACTTTTGTACAGAGTCAACAGTAACTGCTTGTCTATGTAATTGTTTCAACTGTGGTAAATTTTCAATTGTGTCGAGAATTTGGTTAATGTTTTCTGGTACAGTCTCAAACCGTATTTGTAAAACTTCTATGACTGACTCGCGAGCATTTTGTACCATTCCATCTCGCTCAAATCCGGTAATATATGGCATTCAATTTTCCTCCCGATAACGCTTGAGTTCAGTTCTAAAATTACGTTCTAATTCTTCTGGTAAAACCATCATCCATTCAATCAACCGAGAAAAATTTTAACTCTTTAATCGGTTTGAATTTGTGCCAAAATTTGCTCAAACTCTTGAAGAGAGTCAACAGTAACCGCTTGTCTATGTAACTGTTTCAACTGTGGTAAATTTTCAATTGTGTCGAGAATTTGGTTAATGTTTTCTGGTACAGTCTCAAACCGTATT encodes the following:
- a CDS encoding EF-hand domain-containing protein, which produces MLTELQTKKWTHLFNIYDTNKNGVVNKEDYELKVQAVAKLHNLSPGSTGYDEMYAQVMADWNNLQQNVDKNQDGQITLDEWLEHGYTCINSENMYETVKKEADAIFALFDRNGDGVINSEEYTGLMKAWGVSDEGLEIACSKLNLKGDNTLSKDVFKQLLEQFHKSDDPDSPGNYLFGSF